The uncultured Hyphomonas sp. genome includes a region encoding these proteins:
- a CDS encoding DUF4259 domain-containing protein — protein sequence MGAWGIGNFENDDAADFVYDVEEDGVGAIRRAIEAAGTEHADGYIEAPTAACLIAAGEFMAVALGKPAPTLSEDVVAAAKRLAIQPEMVSKALPLLASILEEGELKELWDESGNAAEWRQHVMTLIERLK from the coding sequence ATGGGCGCGTGGGGCATTGGAAATTTCGAGAATGATGATGCCGCAGACTTCGTCTATGATGTCGAGGAGGACGGAGTTGGTGCCATCCGACGTGCGATCGAGGCGGCAGGGACTGAACATGCGGATGGCTATATCGAGGCGCCGACGGCCGCATGTTTGATCGCTGCGGGCGAATTTATGGCTGTCGCGCTGGGCAAGCCTGCGCCCACTCTGTCTGAAGACGTGGTGGCCGCCGCGAAGCGATTGGCAATCCAGCCAGAGATGGTTTCAAAGGCCTTGCCTTTGCTCGCTTCCATTCTGGAGGAGGGCGAACTTAAGGAGTTGTGGGACGAAAGCGGCAATGCAGCGGAATGGCGGCAACATGTGATGACCCTGATCGAGCGTCTCAAATGA
- a CDS encoding gamma-glutamylcyclotransferase family protein has product MSGFVAAEGDLFVFYGLLKLGAAGQPADLPLATAGAFGEPCRFRGRMVDLGGFPGVVAGDALCHGIRWQLKDVSIVVPMDEFEDVTDDPATSLYIRTRIPLCDDAGDETGETAWIYWYNQSVEGYPLVADGNWPLDAGKTRK; this is encoded by the coding sequence ATGAGCGGTTTTGTTGCGGCCGAAGGCGATCTCTTCGTCTTCTACGGCCTCCTGAAACTCGGCGCCGCGGGGCAGCCAGCGGACTTGCCGCTGGCGACCGCCGGCGCGTTCGGCGAACCCTGCCGGTTCCGTGGGCGGATGGTGGACCTTGGTGGCTTTCCGGGCGTGGTGGCAGGCGACGCGCTCTGCCACGGCATCCGCTGGCAGCTGAAGGATGTCTCCATCGTGGTCCCGATGGATGAATTCGAGGACGTGACCGACGATCCGGCCACCAGCCTCTACATCCGCACCCGCATTCCCCTGTGTGACGACGCAGGCGACGAGACTGGCGAAACCGCCTGGATCTACTGGTATAATCAATCCGTCGAGGGCTACCCGCTCGTCGCCGACGGCAACTGGCCCCTGGACGCCGGAAAAACGAGAAAATGA